The sequence TTGAGCAGAAGACGTAGTGACTGTCAGGGCCGCGGGCTTTTCGTCTTCGAAAGTCCCACATGCCACCAGCAAACTACTTGCGATCAAACCTGCTGGAGCAGCCAGCCATCTCCTGCGCAATCTCATGTCTCCATTTTCGTCCCGGTCTCTGCCCGAGTGCTACTGCTACCCGCCCGTCCTCCCCCCTTTTGCCCCCTTTTAGTCCCCCTTGTGTTCCGGAAGCACGTGTTCGCCAGAGCGGTCCAGGGTGAGGGCCAGCGAGGAGACGTACTGCTTCTCGCCGTTTGGCCCCGGCTTCGCGGAAGCGATCATGTCCGGCCGCTCCACCTGCTCACCGGTAATGGCGCACTCAAGGCGGTGGTCGGCGGGATTACCGTGCTCGTCGTACATCGGAACGTCGATACCGTCGTTGGTCCGTCGCAAGTAGTGGCGCCCCTTCGTGGCGATAGCCATCACCGGGGTGACCACCACTGCGATGATCGCCGCGAACAGCGGGCTGAAGGGCGCCATGGCCTCGCCGAACACGCCGAAGAACATCGCAATCGAGATGCCGCCGCTGGCCAGCAGGGAGACGAGCCCCACCGGGTTGTAGTTATGCAGCATCCCGCGCCGGAACTCGGGCTGCCTGGGGGACAGGCCCAGCAGGTACTTGTTGAAGGTGATGTCTGCGGCGACAGTGAAGATCCACGCGATCGCGAGGTTAGAGTAAAAACTGAGCACGAAGCCCAGGACTTCGAACATGTTGAACTCCATCAGCGCCAAGGAGATACCGACGTTCAGGACCACGAAGACCACGCGGCCGGGGTAGCGCTTCACGGAGCGGGAGTAAATGTTCGTCCACGCCAGGGAACCGCAGTAGGCATTGGTGACGTTGATCTTAATCTGGCTGACCACCACGAGGACAACCGCCAGGACCATTGCCAGCCACCCCGGAACGAGGTCCCGGAACACGGAGAGGAACTGATTCACCGGCTCCACCGCAGCCTTCTCCCCCTGGCCCAGCACGGAGATGATGTAGACCGCCAGGAAGGCACCGATGATCTGCTTGATCGCCCCGAGGACAACCCAGCCCGGGCCGCCCATGATGACGGCCGTCCACCAGGAGCGCTTGTTGGCTTCGGTACGCGGAGGCATGAACCGCAGGTAGTCGATATTCTCCGCGATCTGAGCCGTAAGCGATAGGCACACGCCTGCAGCGAGCATCATCGCCGCGAAGGAGACCCCGGAATTGTCTTTGCCGCCGTAGCTAAGGAAGGTAGAGACGGTAGACGGATCCTTGATGAGAAGGAACAGCAGCGGGACGAACATCATGATCAGCCAGATCGGGTTCGTCCACGAGTGCAGCTTCGCCAGGAACTTCATCCCGTAGATCACCAGCGGAATGATCATCAGCGAGCTGATCGCATAACCGGCCCACAGCGGAATGCCCAACCCCACCTTCAGCCCCTGGGCCATGATGGCACCCTCTGTCGCAAACAGGATGAAGGTGAAGGAGACGAAGATCAGGTTGGTCAGAATGCTACCGAGGTACCCGAAGCCTGCGCCTCGAGTAATGAGGTCCAGGTCCAGGTTGTACCGGGCTGCGTAGTAGGCCAGTGGGAAGCTGGAGATGAAGATGAGTACTGCGGCGATGAGGATGCCGCCGATGGCGTTTCCCGTTCCGTTCTGCACGCCGATGGTGGCGCCGATGGAGAAGTCCGCGAGGTAGGCGATCCCGCCGAGGGCGGACGTTGCCACCACCGCGGGAGTCCAGGTGCGGTAGCTGCGCGGGGCGAAGCGCAGGCTGAAATCTTCGGCACCCGTTGTCTTTTCAGACGGTAGGGTTGCCGGGTTCTCGAGGGGGTGCTCGGCTGTGGGATCTGCGCCCGGCTGCCCGGAGGCAGCGGCAGTTTTCGTTGGAGGCGTCATGATAGTCGACGTTATGGGGGCCGTGTTTCTGCGAGCCGATACCGCCCATTGCATTTTTGTTACAGCGCGGACGCTTATATTTCTATGATGTTTCCGGCTACATGACCCGCAGGTCGAAAGCGGGACGCCCCACCACTAGTTGGCGCGCGGTACTGTGGGCCCGCCCCAGGGCCCCGCGCACCTCGGGCACGCTGTGACCCGCCACGCGCACCATGCACCCCACGTTCCCCACTAGCGTGGACACACCGATAGCCACGGATTTGTCACCCGAATCCGCACCCGCTGCCGCGGTTGACTTTCGCAGCTCCTCAACAACCTCCCGGGTCTGGTGAAGACCAACGGGCCGGCCGGCGGTTGGGACCACCAGAAGGGTCCCCCACACCGGCCATCGCCCGTAAAGCATGGGGCTCCGGCCAACCCCGGGGCCCAGAATGCACACATTGTCGTTCAGTACCGTCGGGTACCCCTCCACCATCACCCTGGTGCGCTGCGCGAAGGCCTCGAACTCGTGATACTCGCCGCGCGCCAGACGGCCGACCATCACTACCTCGCTAGCCAGCAGGGTTCCCTCGGCGGCAACGGTAAAATCCGTCTGTTGTAGGCACCGGGAACCGGCGAACAGGGTGGTGTGCCCCGGAAGGTACTCAGCCACCGCCCCCTCCCCCACGCCGAGCGACGTCCACTGGGAACCGAAGCCGGCGTTCATCCGATGGACGTTCGTCGCAGCCTGGGTTGTCACCGTCGCCTGGGCCCCGGGAGCGAAGGTGAACCGCTGACGGATGCGATCGTTCTCAGCGACGCCCCCGCCGGTCGTGCGTAGGTACAGGCATGCATGGGCGGGATCACCCGGGTCCACGTACAGCGGACGGGCGATGTGCATGGGAGTTTTCACAAAGCGCTCGGACAGGGCAGTTTTCCCCGTGCGCCCCGGCGCGAAGGTGGCGTGGAGCACCCCCACCTTGCCTGGCTGTCCCACGGCGCGAACGCCGGTGACGGCACTGTGGGCATGGGCGTCCACAATGGCAATGTGCCGCGCGAAATCGGACGGGATAGGGGGCGTGACGGCCCCCACCGACAACCGCTCGTCTCCCCCGAACGGAACAGCCCGGACTCCGGCGGCCCCATCCCCACCAGCCCCGATCACGGGTGTGTCTCGTCCCCACCGGTGCGATAGGCCTCCAGGGCGCTGAGCAACTGGTCGATCCCCTGGCCATCCAAGCTGTTGGTGAGCACGACCGTCTTGCCGTTGCGGACGTGCTGGGCGTCGCTGTGCATCCGGTCCACATCGCAGCGAACATACTGGGCGATATCCACTTTATTGATCACTAGCACGTCCGAATCCGTGATTCCCGGGCCGCGCTTACGGGGCATCTTCTCCCCCTCCGCTGTATCCAGAACGAAGACAAACACGTCTACGAGCGCCGGGGAGAACGTGAGGGTTAGGTTGTCCCCGCCGGACTCGAAGAAGAGGGTGTCGATGTCGGGGTGCTCCTCCAACAGCTCCGCCGCCGTCATGAGGTTCATCGTCGGGTCGTCGCGAACGGCGGTGTGCGGGCAGGAACCGGTTTCCACTCCCACGACGTGATCGCCGGGGATAATGTCTGCCAGCTCACGGCGGATGTGGTTGGCGTCCTCCTGCGTGTAGATGTCGTTGGTGATCACACCCACCCGGTGCCCCTGGTCCACCAGCTTGGGGACGAGGGCCTCGATGAGGGCGGTCTTACCGGATCCGACCGGCCCCCCGATGCCGATTCGAAGCGGCTGCGGCGTGGGGGTTGGGGTTGTCGCGGAGCTCATAGATTCGTGAGTGTCCTTTGGATCGTGCTTGTTCATCTGGGTCGTGCTTGTTCGTCTATCCGATAGTCTGCCCGGCACGCCGGGTGCCTCCTTGCTTACCACCTTTGCGGAACCGCAATGGCTGGGCCACGTCACCGCTAGCTCATGAACAAACGGGCGGGGGCTACCTCGTGCACGGCGCTGGCCATATCGGCACCGGGGCTCGCCCGGCCGATCATCGCCCACTGCTGCGGCCCGGCCCGCTGTCCTTGCGCGGGTTCCAGCAGCTCCAGCGCATCCGATACGCAGCAGCCCGCCAAGTCCTCCACCAGCTCCATCACGGCGGCGACGATCTGCTGGGCACCCACGTGATCGCACTGGCCTAACCGAAGGGCCGCGCTGGACCACCCGACCGCAAGGCCCAGCAGCTCCACGGCCACCGCCTCCTGCGCGCTCAACCCGTTGCTGTGGTGGACCAGGCCCAGGGCAATGGCCTGGTTCCCGGGGCTGCGCCGGCCCAGCGGCCCGCCGGAACTCACCGCGTCGGCATAGGCCTCCAGTAGGCCACCGGGGCGAAACTGGGACGGGTGGACCTCGCGGTGCATTCTCAGCGTTTGCCTCCCGACGCGGGTGGAGGCCTTGCGCAGTTCCTCGGTCACCTTGGTTGCGCTGAGCTCCTCATCGATCCCACACAGGGCGGTCACCGCGGCGGGCAGGTCGCAGCACTCCCACGCAGGGGCTCCCAGACCCGCTTGCCCGTCCACGCAACCGCCGAGGATCACCGCGGCAGCCGTTGCCACCCCGTCCCCCGGGGCCGCGGTGTGGCGCAGATGGCCCTCAAGGGCTTCCCGCACCGCAGCGGATCCGGCGACCTGGCCGGTTTGAATTAGCCCCTCCAGCCCGTAGGACAGGGTGTAGCGGCCGGAGGGATAGGCCGAATCCCCGTAGACCACTGCCTGGAGGAGCGGTCCGAGGGGCCTGCGTGGGGATGGGGTCATGGTTGTCCGGTCGCGGTGCGAGTCGATGGGGTGGCTGCGTCCTCATCCCTAGAACAGGTAGTGGAGCTGGGCCAGGGGCAGGGAGGTCGCCGGGTCAATGGTGGCGATCTGACCGTCGACCCGGACCTCATAGGTATCCGGGTCCACGGAGATGTCCGCAACCCGATCGTTGCGGACCATGTCCTTCTTCCCGATGGAGCGGCAGTGCCGCACCGGGAGCACCAGGCTGTTCAGTCCCAGTTTCTGCGGGATGTGATTGTCGATGGCGGCCTGGGACATGAAGGTCGCCCGGGTGGCTTGGAGGGCGGAACCGAGGTTGCCGAATTGGTCGCGGTAGTACACCGGCTCCGGTGTGGACAGGCTGGCGTTGGGGTCCCCCATCACCGACCAGCAGATGCGCCCCTGCCGCAGTACGAGGCGGGGTTTGGCGCCGAAGGAATCGATCGGCCACAGGACGAGGTCCGCGAGCTTGCCGGGTTCGATGCTGCCGACGTGTTCTGCGATGCCCTGTGCGATGGCCGGGTTGATCGTTACCTTCGCCACGTAGCGGAGAACGCGATTGTTGTCATCACCGGCGTCCCCCGCCAACTCGCCGAGCTGTTCGCGGCAGTGGTGGGCGGTCTGGAAGGCACGGCTCCACGTTTCCCCCACGCGCCCCATGGCCTGCGAATCTGAGCTGAAGATGCTGATCAATCCCATGTCGTGGAGCACCGTTTCCGCGGCGATCGTCTCCGCCCGCACGCGGGAATCGGCGAAGGCCACGTCCTCCGGGATGTCGTGGGAGAGGTGGTGGCACACCATCACCATGTCCAGCAGCTCTTCGACGGAGTTGACGGTATAGGGCAGGGTGGGGTTCGTGGAGGCGGGCAGGACGTTGGGCATGCCAGCGACCCGGATGATGTCCGGGGCATGTCCGCCGCCGGCGCCCTCGGAGTGGAAGGTGTGGATCGTCCGCCCGTCGATGGCGCGGGCGGTGGATTCGAAGAAACCGCCCTCGTTCAGGGTGTCCGTGTGGATGGCGAGCTGGACGTCGTAGCGCTCGCAGGTATCGAGGGCGGCGGGAATGGTCGCCGGTGTCGCGCCCCAATCCTCGTGGATCTTCAGGCCGGCCGCGCCCCCCTCCAGTTGGGAGTCCAGGCCGATGGTCAGCGACGCGGAGCCCTTGCCCAGGAAGCCCGTATTGACCGGCATGCCCTCGGCCGCCCGCAGCATGAATTGGATCCCGGAGGCCCCGGGGGTGCAGGTCGTGCCGAGGGTCCCCTCCGCCGAGCCGGTTCCGCCGCCGAAGAATGTGGTGATGCCGTTGGACAGGCCCTCTTGCGCCTGCTGGGGGGTGATGTAGTGAATGTGTGCGTCGACGCCACCAGCAGTGAGTATCCGATGCTGCCCCGCAATGACCTCAGTTCCCGGCCCGATAACGAGCTCGGGGTCGATGCCGTCCTGAGTACTCGGATTGCCAGCTTTGCCGATCTTCACGATGCGGCCGTTCTTGATCCCCACATCCCCTTTGACCACGCCCACCTTGGCGTCCACAACAATGGCCCCCACAATGACGGTATCTAGGGCATCGACGGCGCTGGGGTCCATGGCCATCCCGTCGCGCACGGCCTTACCGCCGCCGTACATGGATTCATCCCCGTAGTCCCCGGCGGAGAGGTCCTTTTCGATGCGGATGCGCAGGTTCGTATCGGCCAGCGTGACCTTGTCCCCGGTGGTGGGGCCGTAAATCTCCGCATAGCGTTGTCTGTCGATGCTCGTCATGGTCAATCGTCTCCTGTTAGTCGTCCGCCGGGTTGAGGAAGCCGTGAAGAGCTTCCATCGCGCGGCCGCGAACCGCTTCATCGTCCAAGGGGCCTTCCACGAGCCCCGCAAAGCCGTGCATGATGCGCTGCCCGCCGAAATCCACGAGCTCCACGTCCTTCTCGTCGCCGGGTTCGAAGCGCACGGCGAGGCCGGAGGGGATGGCCAGGCGCATGCCGTAGGCCTTTTCCCGGTCGAAGGATAGGGCCGGGTTGGCCTCGAAGAAGTGATAGTGGGACCCCACCTGAATGGCTCGATCGCCGGTGTTGGCCACGGTGAGCGTGAGGGTTCGCTTGCTGGGGTTGATGGTGATGGTGCCCGCGGCGACCTCGTAGGCCCCGGTAGATCCGGACATGGCTTCCTCCTAGTGGGTGTGCGGGTGGGAGTGGGAGTGCGGGTGGGAGTGGCCGTGGGAGTGCTGCTCCTCCTCCCCGTGGGAGTGAGCGAAACCCTGGCCGTGGTCGGCCAGCAGCCCCAGCGCGATGCCATCGTCCCCCGTGCTCTCCCACAACCGGAGCGCACGCTCGGCGGCCAGCTCCACCGACCTGCGAAGACCCTGGGCGCTAAACAGCGGGGTAGCCTCGCTGGCGCTGCCACCGCCCAAGTCCCCGCGCATGTGGACGATCCGTTCGGCACCCAGCGCCACGAGGCGATCCGTCGCCCGGTCCACGTTGGGCCATCCGCCGGGGCCCTCGAAGGCCACCTCCACCAGGTCGTGGCGGGAAAACTGCTGGGCCAGGCGGACCCGGCGCAGCAGCTCAGCATCGGCAAACGGGTTCACCTCTTGGGCCACGACGAGGGCCCCCACAGCGCGATCGGCGTCCAGCGCGCGCAGGTGGTGGCGCAGGCGCGCGATCGTGTAGGTGTCGTTCGCAATTGCCTCGGCCAGGCAGACTGCAAACCCCTGCGACCGGAGCCATTGCAAGCCCTGTGCCGCATGGGTGATGGAGGTCAAATCCCGCCCCGTGCTGGCTGGCACGACCAGCAATGGCCGGTCCCGATCCGCCACAGCGGACAGCTCCCGTGGCCGACGGAGTACCGGGCACCCGCTCGCCGTTGCCAACCACTCCCCATTGGGGGCCTCCGGGCCCGCATAGATAACGACCAGCCGTGAATCGTTCACCACGGAAACCCTCACTCTCCGATCGGATCGTGCACGCTGACCAGCTTGGTGCCATCCGGGAAGGTCGCCTCCACCTGGATGAGGCTCAGGGTGTCCCGAACCCCCGGCAGCACGTCATCCGGCCCCAGAACCTGCGTACCAATCTCCATAGCTTCGGCGACCGTGCGCCCGTCCCGGGCGGCTTCGATCACGGCATCCGAGATGAGCGCCGTCGCCTCCGGGCGGTTGAGCTTCACCCCCCGGGCCTGCCGCCGACGGCTGACCTCCGCGGCAGTGAAGATGTAGAGCTTGTCCAGTTCCCTCGGGGTGAGGTTCACGCTAGGCCTTCCTTTAGCTAAGTCAGGGGAGATGGGGATGGGGGAGCCACCAGAATTGTTTTTCCCCACTGTAGGCGCGGGTTGTTTCCGGTCGCATTGCCCCTATGTTGCGATTGGGCTAACGGTGTCCCTAAGAACAACTACCCGGACTGGGCCGCAGCCTCGGCTTTTTTGCCCTCCGCAACCTCCGCGGGCGTGAATCGAACCCACACCAGAGCCACGACCGCCATGATCCCGGCCAATCCGGCACAAACCAACAGGGATTGGGTGTACCCCGCAGCCAGGGCATCCCGAATCGCAGGGGACAGGGCACCGCGCTCCTGCACCGCCGGATAGGCCCCGGCCAGCAGGGACCTCGTGCGGCTCTCCCCCACCGCGGCCGCAGCGGCCAAACCAAGCGGCCCACCCAAGGTCTGCGCGACCAAAGAGGTGGCGGTCAGCGGTCCTACGTCCTCCGGCCGCACCCCCGCGACCACACACAACGTCAGCGGGATGAGCGCCAGGCCAACCCCCGTGGCGATGGTGAGGATAGTGGGCAACAAATGCAGCCAATAACCGCTGTGCGCATCCAGCGTCTGGGCGAAGAAGAACCCGGCAAGCATAAACATCCCACCTGCGGCGATGAGGAACTTTGGCGCGATCGTACGCACCGCCTGGCCGGCCACCCAGGCCCCGAGCCCCAGGCCCACGGCAAAGGGGATGAAGGCGAACCCGGAGGCCAAGGGGGTGTACCCCAGGGACTCCTGCACGAACAGCGCTACCTGCACCGTCATGGCCATCAATACCGCCCCGGCCAATACCAGGCACACGAAGACCACCGTGCGGCGGCGATCCCGGAACAGGTGCAGCGGCAGCACGCCCGTGCTGGTGGAACGCTGGGAGCGGAAGAAGGCGACCAGTACGGCTGCGCCGACGACGATCGGCAGGATCACCAGGGGCCGACCCCACCCGGTACCCCCCATGGACAGGCCGAACACCAGCAGGGTGGACGCCACCGTCGCCAGAACTGCCCCGGTGACGTCCAGCTTGATCTGCCGCTGCGGGGGCACCACGGTCAGCGCCCGCAACCCCCCGATGACGATGAAGACCCCGATCGGCACGTTCAACCAGAAGATCCAGCGCCAGGAGACCTCCGTCAGCGCGCCGCCGAGGATGAGGCCGGAGACGGACCCCAGCCCGGTCATCGCCGCGAAAACGGAAAAGGCCTGGTTGCGGGTTTTCCCCGGGGCGAAGGTCACCACGATGAGCGCCATGGCCACCGGGGAGGCCACCGCCGCGCCCACCCCCTGCAGCACGCGCGCGGCCTGAAGGGTCACCGGGCCCGTGGCGAGCCCGCACAGCAGGCTGGCGGCCGTGAAGGCCCCCACTCCCCCAAGAAACATGCGCTTACGGCCGAAGGCATCGCCCAGGCGCCCGCCGAGCAGCAACAACCCCCCATAGGCCAGGGCATAGGCCAGCACCACCCAACTGCGCAGTTGATCGCTGAGGCCCAGCTCTACCTGCATGCGGTTGAGCGCGAGATTGACCACCGTGCCGTCCAAGACGACCATGAACTGCAACGCGGAGAGCACGATCAGCGGCAGGCCCAAGGCGGAGCCGGTCACCGGGTAGGTGTGCTGCTGCGGAGAAGGGGATGTCACTGTGGGGAAGTCCTCACGTTGTCGTCACTGGCGAAAATGGGGGGCGGGGACAGGTTGGCACATCGCGTTTACTTCGCCACGCGCCGGGTGGCGGCGTCCCCCACCACAAAGATGGCCGGGGCCCCCACCTCCCCCACCCCGTCGCTGGCCAGCGTGCCCAACGTCGTGTGAGATACGCGCTGCTGCGGGGTGGAGGCGGATTCGATCGCCGCGACAGCAACCTGGGGGGACCGCCCGCACCGGATGAGTTCGGCGGCGATGGCGGGGGCATTCTTTACCGCCATGATCAGGACGAGGGAGCCGCGCATTTGGGCCACCACATCCCAGCGGACCAGGGACTTTGGGTGCCCCGGGGGAAGGTGGCCGGAGATGATAGTGACTTCGTGCACCAAACCGCGGTGGGTCAGGGACAGACCGGCCAGGGCGGGGGCGGAAGTTGCCGAGGTCACGCCGGGGATGACGGTGTACGGGATCCCCGCCTGCGCGCAAGCCTCCGCCTCCTCGAAGCCCCGGCCGAAGATGAACGGGTCCCCGCCCTTGAGGCGCACAACGTGCTTGCCCTGGCTGGCATGGGAGACGATGAGCTCGTTGATCTTGTCCTGGCTGACCTGCTTGCCGTAGGGCAGTTTGGACACGTCGATGAGCTCCGCGCCCTCGCGGGCGGCTTCTTCGGCCAGGTGGAAGGGGCCGAGGTGATCGGCGAGAACGACGTCCGCCTCCGCCACCGCGCGTTTACCCGCGACGGTGATGAGGTCTGCAGAGCCCGGGCCCCCACCCACCAAGGTCACCCGCCCCGGTGACGGTTTCTCGGCGGAACCAGAGCGGGGGAAAAGGTCCCGGCCCCGGTGGTCTTCCACGGGCAGGCCGTGGTGCGCCGCCCAGTCCAGGACGCGCTCGGCGTCCTCATCCGGGGTGCGACCGGGAATGAGGCAGAGCTGGACCGGGCGGGGGCCAAAGGCGGTGGGAACTGCCAGCCCCTCCCGGTCCCCTCCACCCAGGCGGGCGGGCGAGACGATGGTGGGACTAGCGCCCTGCTCGGCGACGCGCTGAGCTGCGAGATCCGCACCGGGGCCCTCGGCAATCAGGACGGCACTGCGAGTGAGGTGGAGTGTCATAGTGGCAGTCGAGAAATGGGAAAGGTGGGAGAGGCGGGCGAGCGCTCCCCCTACGTCCTCTCCCCTTCCCGCTGATGGGCTGTGCAGCCGACCCGCGTTAGGCCAGCTTCAGGGACTTTTGGGAACGCTCCCACTGCTGGGAGAACAGCTCCGGGTTGCGGGCCAGGCGGGTGCCGTAGGAGGGGATCATCTCCTTGAGCTTGGGGCCCCACTCCCCCATGTACTGGCCGAAGCACCGCTCCAGCACCTCCACCATGGCGGCGGGGGCGATGGAGGCACCCGGAGACGCACCCATGAGCCCGGCGATTGTGCCCTGGGAGTTGTTGATCAGCGCCGTGCCGAACTCCAGGGACCCGAACTTGGGGGCACCGATGGGCTTAATCACCTGCACGCGCTGCCCGGCGATGACCAGCTCCCAATCCTCCGGATTGGCCTCCGGCATGTAGGCCTGAAGTGCGGCCACCTTGGCCTTGTGATCCTTGAGCACCTCCTCGATGAGGTACTTCGTCAGGCCCAGCTCCTGCAGGCCCACACCCACCATGGAGGGCAGGTTGTTGGGACGCAGGGACTTGAACAGGTCAAGGAACGTGCCTTGCTTCAGGAACTTGGGGGTCCACCCGGCGTAGGGCCCGAACAGCAGACCGCGCTTGCCGTCGATCACGCGGGTATCGAGGTGCGGCACGGACATCGGGGGCGCCCCGATCTCCGGTCGGCCGTAGACCTTCGCGTCGTGCTGGTTGATGAGCTCCTCGTTCGTGCAGCGCAGCCACTGACCGGAGACGGGGAAGCCGCCGTAGCCCTTGATCTCGCGGATGCCGGCCTTCTGCAGTAGTGGCAGGGCCATGCCGCCGGCGCCAATGAAAACGAAGTTCGCGGTGACTGCCGTGGATTCACCGGTGTGCAGGTTCTTCGTGGTGACTTGCCACTTCTCCCCCATCTGATCGATGGCGGTGACCTGGTTGCCGTAGCGCACCTCCACACCCTCGGAGGTCACGGCGTCCAGGTACTGACGGGTCAGGGCACCGTAGTTGATGTCCGTGCCGTCCTCGAACCAGGAGATCGCGACGGGCTCGGTAAAGTCCCGGCCCCGAGCCATGATCGGCAGGAACTCGGTGAACTTCTCCTCGGACTCGGAGTGCTGCATGTTGGGAAAGAGCGGGTGATCCTTGAGGGCCTCGTAGCGGGCGCGCAGGAAGTCCACCTGGTCCATGCCATGGGCGAAGGAGACGTGGGGCACCCGGTTAATGAACTCGCTGGGATCTC comes from Corynebacterium heidelbergense and encodes:
- a CDS encoding urease accessory protein UreF, which encodes MTPSPRRPLGPLLQAVVYGDSAYPSGRYTLSYGLEGLIQTGQVAGSAAVREALEGHLRHTAAPGDGVATAAAVILGGCVDGQAGLGAPAWECCDLPAAVTALCGIDEELSATKVTEELRKASTRVGRQTLRMHREVHPSQFRPGGLLEAYADAVSSGGPLGRRSPGNQAIALGLVHHSNGLSAQEAVAVELLGLAVGWSSAALRLGQCDHVGAQQIVAAVMELVEDLAGCCVSDALELLEPAQGQRAGPQQWAMIGRASPGADMASAVHEVAPARLFMS
- a CDS encoding purine-cytosine permease family protein — protein: MTPPTKTAAASGQPGADPTAEHPLENPATLPSEKTTGAEDFSLRFAPRSYRTWTPAVVATSALGGIAYLADFSIGATIGVQNGTGNAIGGILIAAVLIFISSFPLAYYAARYNLDLDLITRGAGFGYLGSILTNLIFVSFTFILFATEGAIMAQGLKVGLGIPLWAGYAISSLMIIPLVIYGMKFLAKLHSWTNPIWLIMMFVPLLFLLIKDPSTVSTFLSYGGKDNSGVSFAAMMLAAGVCLSLTAQIAENIDYLRFMPPRTEANKRSWWTAVIMGGPGWVVLGAIKQIIGAFLAVYIISVLGQGEKAAVEPVNQFLSVFRDLVPGWLAMVLAVVLVVVSQIKINVTNAYCGSLAWTNIYSRSVKRYPGRVVFVVLNVGISLALMEFNMFEVLGFVLSFYSNLAIAWIFTVAADITFNKYLLGLSPRQPEFRRGMLHNYNPVGLVSLLASGGISIAMFFGVFGEAMAPFSPLFAAIIAVVVTPVMAIATKGRHYLRRTNDGIDVPMYDEHGNPADHRLECAITGEQVERPDMIASAKPGPNGEKQYVSSLALTLDRSGEHVLPEHKGD
- the ureC gene encoding urease subunit alpha gives rise to the protein MTSIDRQRYAEIYGPTTGDKVTLADTNLRIRIEKDLSAGDYGDESMYGGGKAVRDGMAMDPSAVDALDTVIVGAIVVDAKVGVVKGDVGIKNGRIVKIGKAGNPSTQDGIDPELVIGPGTEVIAGQHRILTAGGVDAHIHYITPQQAQEGLSNGITTFFGGGTGSAEGTLGTTCTPGASGIQFMLRAAEGMPVNTGFLGKGSASLTIGLDSQLEGGAAGLKIHEDWGATPATIPAALDTCERYDVQLAIHTDTLNEGGFFESTARAIDGRTIHTFHSEGAGGGHAPDIIRVAGMPNVLPASTNPTLPYTVNSVEELLDMVMVCHHLSHDIPEDVAFADSRVRAETIAAETVLHDMGLISIFSSDSQAMGRVGETWSRAFQTAHHCREQLGELAGDAGDDNNRVLRYVAKVTINPAIAQGIAEHVGSIEPGKLADLVLWPIDSFGAKPRLVLRQGRICWSVMGDPNASLSTPEPVYYRDQFGNLGSALQATRATFMSQAAIDNHIPQKLGLNSLVLPVRHCRSIGKKDMVRNDRVADISVDPDTYEVRVDGQIATIDPATSLPLAQLHYLF
- the mqo gene encoding malate dehydrogenase (quinone) → MATNTSAKDSVDVLLVGAGVISATLSVMLKQLQPEWSQLIVERLDTPGAESSNPWNNAGTGHSALCELNYTPEVRGKVDISKAVGVNEKFQVSRQFWSFLVEQGVLGDPSEFINRVPHVSFAHGMDQVDFLRARYEALKDHPLFPNMQHSESEEKFTEFLPIMARGRDFTEPVAISWFEDGTDINYGALTRQYLDAVTSEGVEVRYGNQVTAIDQMGEKWQVTTKNLHTGESTAVTANFVFIGAGGMALPLLQKAGIREIKGYGGFPVSGQWLRCTNEELINQHDAKVYGRPEIGAPPMSVPHLDTRVIDGKRGLLFGPYAGWTPKFLKQGTFLDLFKSLRPNNLPSMVGVGLQELGLTKYLIEEVLKDHKAKVAALQAYMPEANPEDWELVIAGQRVQVIKPIGAPKFGSLEFGTALINNSQGTIAGLMGASPGASIAPAAMVEVLERCFGQYMGEWGPKLKEMIPSYGTRLARNPELFSQQWERSQKSLKLA
- the cobA gene encoding uroporphyrinogen-III C-methyltransferase — its product is MTLHLTRSAVLIAEGPGADLAAQRVAEQGASPTIVSPARLGGGDREGLAVPTAFGPRPVQLCLIPGRTPDEDAERVLDWAAHHGLPVEDHRGRDLFPRSGSAEKPSPGRVTLVGGGPGSADLITVAGKRAVAEADVVLADHLGPFHLAEEAAREGAELIDVSKLPYGKQVSQDKINELIVSHASQGKHVVRLKGGDPFIFGRGFEEAEACAQAGIPYTVIPGVTSATSAPALAGLSLTHRGLVHEVTIISGHLPPGHPKSLVRWDVVAQMRGSLVLIMAVKNAPAIAAELIRCGRSPQVAVAAIESASTPQQRVSHTTLGTLASDGVGEVGAPAIFVVGDAATRRVAK
- a CDS encoding urease accessory protein UreD, translated to MIGAGGDGAAGVRAVPFGGDERLSVGAVTPPIPSDFARHIAIVDAHAHSAVTGVRAVGQPGKVGVLHATFAPGRTGKTALSERFVKTPMHIARPLYVDPGDPAHACLYLRTTGGGVAENDRIRQRFTFAPGAQATVTTQAATNVHRMNAGFGSQWTSLGVGEGAVAEYLPGHTTLFAGSRCLQQTDFTVAAEGTLLASEVVMVGRLARGEYHEFEAFAQRTRVMVEGYPTVLNDNVCILGPGVGRSPMLYGRWPVWGTLLVVPTAGRPVGLHQTREVVEELRKSTAAAGADSGDKSVAIGVSTLVGNVGCMVRVAGHSVPEVRGALGRAHSTARQLVVGRPAFDLRVM
- a CDS encoding MFS transporter; this encodes MTSPSPQQHTYPVTGSALGLPLIVLSALQFMVVLDGTVVNLALNRMQVELGLSDQLRSWVVLAYALAYGGLLLLGGRLGDAFGRKRMFLGGVGAFTAASLLCGLATGPVTLQAARVLQGVGAAVASPVAMALIVVTFAPGKTRNQAFSVFAAMTGLGSVSGLILGGALTEVSWRWIFWLNVPIGVFIVIGGLRALTVVPPQRQIKLDVTGAVLATVASTLLVFGLSMGGTGWGRPLVILPIVVGAAVLVAFFRSQRSTSTGVLPLHLFRDRRRTVVFVCLVLAGAVLMAMTVQVALFVQESLGYTPLASGFAFIPFAVGLGLGAWVAGQAVRTIAPKFLIAAGGMFMLAGFFFAQTLDAHSGYWLHLLPTILTIATGVGLALIPLTLCVVAGVRPEDVGPLTATSLVAQTLGGPLGLAAAAAVGESRTRSLLAGAYPAVQERGALSPAIRDALAAGYTQSLLVCAGLAGIMAVVALVWVRFTPAEVAEGKKAEAAAQSG
- the ureG gene encoding urease accessory protein UreG yields the protein MSSATTPTPTPQPLRIGIGGPVGSGKTALIEALVPKLVDQGHRVGVITNDIYTQEDANHIRRELADIIPGDHVVGVETGSCPHTAVRDDPTMNLMTAAELLEEHPDIDTLFFESGGDNLTLTFSPALVDVFVFVLDTAEGEKMPRKRGPGITDSDVLVINKVDIAQYVRCDVDRMHSDAQHVRNGKTVVLTNSLDGQGIDQLLSALEAYRTGGDETHP
- a CDS encoding urease subunit gamma, which produces MNLTPRELDKLYIFTAAEVSRRRQARGVKLNRPEATALISDAVIEAARDGRTVAEAMEIGTQVLGPDDVLPGVRDTLSLIQVEATFPDGTKLVSVHDPIGE